The DNA sequence AGAGGAATATACTTCAGTGTAGCTCCTGTTGCTTTAGCTACTTGTTGCCATGGGATAATATTACTGTGATGTTCCATCGGAGTAATAATAATCTCATCGCCCTCTTTAACAGTAGCACGTCCATAACTCGATGCAACTAGGTTAAGTGCGGTTGTCGTTCCTCGAGTAAACACGATTTCTTCAGTAGACTTGGCATTGATAAAAGCACGAACTTTTTCACGCGCTCCTTCATACCCGTCTGTCGCTAGCGTTCCAAGTGTATGCACCCCACGGTGTACATTTGAATTATAACGACGATAGTAATCATCAAGTGCCTCAATCACTTTCAAAGGTTTTTGTGATGTTGCGGCACTATCTAAATAAACAAGAGGTCGACCATTTACTTCTTGGTCAAGTATCGGAAAATGTTTACGAACCTCTTTTACATTCATTACTTAACTTTCCTTTCAATCACTTCACGTAAACGGTCTTTAACAGACTCAATTGGAAGTTGATTTACAACTGGGGCCAAGAACCCATGAATGATTAAGCGCTCCGCTTCAATTTTTGGAATACCTCGACTCATTAAGTAGTACATTTGTAGAGGATCAATTCTCCCTACTGAAGCTGCATGACCTGCTGTTACATCATCTTCATCGATGAGAAGGATCGGATTTGCATCACCACGTGCTTTTTCACTTAACATTAAGACACGCTCTGTTTGCTCACCATTAGACTTCGTCGCACCATGCTCAATTTTTGTAATACCATTAAAAATTGTGCTGGCTTCATCACGCATAACACCATGCTTTAAAATATACCCTTCAGAGTTTTTACCGTGATGGAATATTTGAGTCGTGAAGTTTTGTTTTTGTGTTCCAGTTCCAATGGTAACGGTTTTGGTATCCGCCCATGAACCATCACCAATGAGGTGAGTGGTGTTATCTGAAACCGTGTTTCCATCATTCATTTGACCAAGTGCCCATTCTACTCTAGCATCTCGACCAACATGAGCACGGCGAACAACATATGTTGTCACTCCGTTAGCTAAGTTATCTACGCCACCAAAGGATACTTTTGCACCAGCTCCTGCATATACTTCAGCAACTAGGTTGGCAACTCCAGCAGTATCTTTAGTAAAGGATACGTAGTTTTCTAAATAAGTGACTGTACTATTATCTTCAGCCACGATAATCACATGATTAAACATTCCACTATTTGCTTGGCCTAACCAATAAATCGCTTGTAGCGGAACAGTCACCTCAGTGTTTTTAGGAACGTAGATAAATACTCCACCGTTCACTAATGCACCATGAAGTGCCGTTAACTTGTTTTCACTTGGTTGAACAGCATCCTTCATGAAATACTTTTCAACTAAATCACTATGGTCACGCACAGCAGTCGCAATATCAGTAAAGATAACTCCCTTTTCTTGAAGTTCCTTACTTACTTTTTCAAAAACAACCGTTGCGTCTTTTAAAATAAATAGATTTTGCTCATCGCTTTCTTCACCAATTAAGGCTTGAACTTCTTCGTGTAGTTCAGAAACAGAACCAACGAGTTCTTTTCCACCTTGTTGGTGTTCGAATGTTGTGAAATTCCATTTATCAATTTTTGTTTTGTCCGGTTTTGGTAACTCTGTATTTTCAATCGCCTCTAAAGCCGAAAGTCGCAGGTTCAATAACCATTCAGGTTCACCGCGGCCTTTAGAGAACTCTTTAATGTAATCTTGATCGAATGTTAATTTGGTTTGCACTGACATTCATACCCCTCCTTGCCGCGTTATGCTTGAACTTTTTCGTCTTCGATTCCTAGCTCTTCTTTAATCCAGTCATACCCTTGAGCTTCTAGTTTCTCTGCTAGTTCTGCTCCACCTGATTTTACGATACGTCCTTGCATCATTACATGAACTTTATCAGGAGTAATGTAATCTAGTAAACGCTGATAGTGAGTAATGATTAAACAGCCGAACTCTTCTCCGCGCATTGCATTTACACCTTTTGAAACGACTTTAAGAGCATCAATATCTAAACCTGAATCAATTTCATCAAGGATTGCAATTTTTGGCTCAAGCATCATTAGCTGAAGAATTTCGTTACGCTTTTTCTCTCCACCAGAGAAGCCTTCGTTTAAATAACGTTGTGCGAACTCTTGGTTCATTTCAAGCGTATCCATCTTTTTATCTAGCTCACGAATGAATTTCATTAACGAGATTTCATCGCCTTCTTCTTTTTTTGCATTAATCGCTGAACGTAGGAAATCTGCGTTTGTAATTCCACTAATTTCACTTGGATATTGCATAGCAAGGAATAAACCTGCTTGTGCACGCTCGTCTACTTCCATTTCAAGTAAATTTTCACCGTTGAATTCAACAGTTCCAGCTGTTACTTCATATTTTGGATGACCCATTAACGCAGAAGCTAACGTTGATTTACCTGTTCCGTTTGGCCCCATGATTGCGTGAATTTCTCCACCTTTTACTTCAAGGCTAAAATCTTTTAGAATTTCTTTCCCCTCAATTGCTACACTAAGGTTTTCAATCTTTAAATATGGTACTGACATTGTGACACCCTCCATTTTTTTATCAAATTCGTGCAGTATCTATTTCGCACTTTACATATTTTAGTTATTCTCAATCTATTCTCATTACAATCTTAAACTATTTCCAATCTTAGTTCAAGGTTTGTGACTCGATTAACACACTTACGAAAGGAATATGTATAAAAAGTCACTATTTATAAACGAGTTGACGCATAACATATGTAGTTTCTTCTATCTTTACTAGCCTTATGCAATGGATGATTTTGCTTCTTATAAAACTAACTTTCGTACTCTTTTGCATATACCATTTTTGATTTTCTTTCGCTTTCGTCAGCTTATGAATGACTACGTACTCGGGTTCATGCTTCTTTCGGTCGTTCATAAGTGCTATGAACGACATTTGGCAATCGCTTTAGCTTCCTCAGGGCGTTCATCCAGGTTATGAACGACATTTGGCAATCCCTTTAGCTTCCTCAGGGCGTTCATCCAGGTTATGAACGACCTTTGACACTCGTTTCAGCTTCCTTTGGGCGTTCATTCGCGCTATGAACGACTTTTAATACTCGTTTCAGCTTCCTTTGGGCGTTCATTCAACCGATGAACGACCTTACCACCTTGCTTCAGCTTTCTCAGGGCGTTCATTCGCACTATGAACGACCTTTGACACTCGTTTCAGCTTCCTTAGGGCATTCATTCGCGCTATGAACGACTTTTAATACTCGTTTCAGCTTCCTTGGGTCGTTCATTCAACCGATGAACGACCTTACCACCTTGCTTCAGCTTCCTTAGGCGTTCACAAAGGCTCCGCGCTATTCGCTCTCCCTTAGTTCCCATCTCCCCACGCTATAAAACGAAACATTCATAAGAAATGCCCTTCATTTCAATAAATGAAGGACATTCCTTATCATGCTATCCGAATGTTACTTGTCATAAGCCTAAGTAACAGTTTTAAACGGCAATGATTTTTTTACTTTGTTGATGGTCTTTCTCACGAGCTTTTTCAACCTCTAGTCGTTTTTCTAGACTGCGGTTATAATCGGCATATCCTATTCCGTGTGATTGCTGCATTGCTTTTTCCATTTCGCTCGTATGAGTTGTGTTAATCTTGACGCTAATAATAAATCAATCCCTTCTTTTTTCTCACAAGAAAATGATACCACGGTCTGATTATTGACCCAACCGTCAAATATCGTTATATTTCCTCACAAAGAACAAAGAACGGAGCGTCAGAAAAACTCACAGGCGTATATTATATGTTTACTTTGATAATCTTCGTATACCTTACTATTGTTTCATATTCGAGGATTGCAACTCAGAAATTGCATCCTGAACTAATGTAACAGCCTGGCTCATCGCCGCGCCCCCACCAAATGCTGCGGTTACACCAATTGCTTCAAGGATTTCATCCTCAGAACAACCTTGGTCCAAGCAGCCTTTTGTATGATAAATAATGCAATATTCATCTTGTGCATTAATGCTAATGCCAAGGGCGATTAACTGCTTCATTTTTTGAGAAAGCTTTCCTTCCTTAAAACACTCTTCTG is a window from the Bacillus alkalicellulosilyticus genome containing:
- the sufD gene encoding Fe-S cluster assembly protein SufD, producing the protein MSVQTKLTFDQDYIKEFSKGRGEPEWLLNLRLSALEAIENTELPKPDKTKIDKWNFTTFEHQQGGKELVGSVSELHEEVQALIGEESDEQNLFILKDATVVFEKVSKELQEKGVIFTDIATAVRDHSDLVEKYFMKDAVQPSENKLTALHGALVNGGVFIYVPKNTEVTVPLQAIYWLGQANSGMFNHVIIVAEDNSTVTYLENYVSFTKDTAGVANLVAEVYAGAGAKVSFGGVDNLANGVTTYVVRRAHVGRDARVEWALGQMNDGNTVSDNTTHLIGDGSWADTKTVTIGTGTQKQNFTTQIFHHGKNSEGYILKHGVMRDEASTIFNGITKIEHGATKSNGEQTERVLMLSEKARGDANPILLIDEDDVTAGHAASVGRIDPLQMYYLMSRGIPKIEAERLIIHGFLAPVVNQLPIESVKDRLREVIERKVK
- the sufC gene encoding Fe-S cluster assembly ATPase SufC, with translation MSVPYLKIENLSVAIEGKEILKDFSLEVKGGEIHAIMGPNGTGKSTLASALMGHPKYEVTAGTVEFNGENLLEMEVDERAQAGLFLAMQYPSEISGITNADFLRSAINAKKEEGDEISLMKFIRELDKKMDTLEMNQEFAQRYLNEGFSGGEKKRNEILQLMMLEPKIAILDEIDSGLDIDALKVVSKGVNAMRGEEFGCLIITHYQRLLDYITPDKVHVMMQGRIVKSGGAELAEKLEAQGYDWIKEELGIEDEKVQA
- a CDS encoding carboxymuconolactone decarboxylase family protein — protein: MDQQQQDMNMIEMALQDYKEGLGTFTQKMPKIAQKYNAFTEECFKEGKLSQKMKQLIALGISINAQDEYCIIYHTKGCLDQGCSEDEILEAIGVTAAFGGGAAMSQAVTLVQDAISELQSSNMKQ